In Huiozyma naganishii CBS 8797 chromosome 5, complete genome, the genomic window CGCAGCAGGAGAGGTCGCAGGGCAGGGAGGCGCAGGTGTCGAACATCGCTGCGGCGAAGGCGGTTGCGGACGTGATCAGGACGTGTCTGGGCCCGAAAGcgatgttgaagatgttgCTGGACCCGATGGGCGGGCTCGTGTTGACTAACGACGGCCACGCGATCCTCAGGGAAGTCGACGTTGCACACCCGGCGGCGAAGTCCATGATTGAGTTGTCCCGGACGCAGGACGAGGAGGTAGGTGATGGGACCACGAGTGTGATCATCCTTGCCGGGGAGATCCTCGCTCAGTGTGCTCCCTACCTTGTAGAGAAGGGGATTCACCCGGTCGTGATCATCCGTGCACTCAAGACCGCTTTGGCGGACGCACTACAGGTCATTGACGAGGTCTCGAGACCCATCGACACAGAGAACGAGCCCGCGATGTTGCAACTGATTAAGGCAGCGATCGGGACCAAGTACGTGAATATGTGGTCCCAGAAGATGTGTCAGCTTGCCCTAAAGGCAGTCACCACGGTTAGAGACCCAGCCAGCGGAGAGATCGACACGAAACGGTACGTCCGCGTGGAGAAGATCCCAGGTGGAGAGGTCACGGACTCGAAAGTGCTCCGCGGGGTTCTACTCAACAAGGACGTCGTACACCCAAAGATGACTCGCCGTGTTGAGTCCCCTCGGGTCGTACTGCTTGACTGCCCGTTAGAGTACAAGAAGGGAGAGTCCCAGACAAACATTGAGATCACAAACGAGGCCGACTGGAACAGGATCTTACAGatcgaggaggaacagGTAAAGGCCATGTGTGAGCAGATCTTGGCCGTGTCCCCGACAGTGGTCATCACGGAGAAGGGCGTCTCGGACCTTGCACAGCATTACCTCCTACGTGGCGGTTGCTCAGTTCTCCGTAGAGTCAAGAAATCCGATAACAACAGACTCGCTAGAGTCACAGGCGCAACTATCGTCAACAGGACAAGCGACCTCAAGGAGTCCGATGTCGGTACCAAGTGCGGACTCTTCAACGTGGAACTTATTGGTGACGAGTACTTCACCTCGATCGGGGACGCCACTGACCCGGGCGCATGCACGGTCATCCTACGCGGTGGATCCAAGGACATCCTAAATGAGATCGACAGGAACTTGCAGGACGCAATGGCAGTGACCCGTAACGTCTTTCTCTCACCCTCATTGTCCCCCGGTGGTGGCGCCACAGAGATGGCCGTCTCTGTTCGCTTGGCCGAGAAATCGAAGCAATTGGAAGGTATCCAACAGTGGCCATACCAAGCGGTCGCAGACGCCATGGAATGCATCCCACGTACCCTGATCCAGAACGCTGGTGGTGACCCGATCAGAGTGCTTTCGCAACTGAGAGCACGCCACTCCGCGGGAGAACACACCGTCGGTATCAACGGGGATTCGGGGAAAGTCACAGATATGGTCGAGTACGGTATCTGGGAACCAGAAGTCATCAAACAGCAGAGCATCAAAACGGCAATCGAGTCCGCGTGTCTATTGCTAAGGGTCGACGATATCGTGAGTGGTGTTAGAAGACAGGAGTAACCCGCTTTGAGTAGAGACTCTGCCCCCATATAGTACATCTCTTTTTATACACACTCATACAGTTGATACACAACTTTCAAACAAACTGGACACTTGGCCCTATCTATATAGATAGCTCTTTACCCAAGTTTGTAACCAGCAGTTGTAACTCCCTTAAAGTCTTGACACCAGACAGGTACTCCTCGATGGGTAGTCGCAGTACACGCAACTTCGCGACCGCGGGGAGATCGTAGTTCCCACTGTTCAAAAGAGTATCGAAGAGTGGCACCCACAGGTCCGTCTGCCAGTACCTTTTCAAGCTGTGCCGCAGTTTTACTTTACCGCTGGGCAGTTGCTCAGTTTCAATTACAGTGCCAAACAACATCAGGTGGATGATCCCAGCAAGACC contains:
- the CCT3 gene encoding chaperonin-containing T-complex subunit CCT3 (similar to Saccharomyces cerevisiae CCT3 (YJL014W); ancestral locus Anc_5.163) translates to MQAPVVVMNTQQERSQGREAQVSNIAAAKAVADVIRTCLGPKAMLKMLLDPMGGLVLTNDGHAILREVDVAHPAAKSMIELSRTQDEEVGDGTTSVIILAGEILAQCAPYLVEKGIHPVVIIRALKTALADALQVIDEVSRPIDTENEPAMLQLIKAAIGTKYVNMWSQKMCQLALKAVTTVRDPASGEIDTKRYVRVEKIPGGEVTDSKVLRGVLLNKDVVHPKMTRRVESPRVVLLDCPLEYKKGESQTNIEITNEADWNRILQIEEEQVKAMCEQILAVSPTVVITEKGVSDLAQHYLLRGGCSVLRRVKKSDNNRLARVTGATIVNRTSDLKESDVGTKCGLFNVELIGDEYFTSIGDATDPGACTVILRGGSKDILNEIDRNLQDAMAVTRNVFLSPSLSPGGGATEMAVSVRLAEKSKQLEGIQQWPYQAVADAMECIPRTLIQNAGGDPIRVLSQLRARHSAGEHTVGINGDSGKVTDMVEYGIWEPEVIKQQSIKTAIESACLLLRVDDIVSGVRRQE